Genomic DNA from Parambassis ranga chromosome 5, fParRan2.1, whole genome shotgun sequence:
tgaaacaaatgaaaaatgaatgaaacacgTTCCAGCTGATTTCGTGCAAACAGCTTAtcagcagtttgtgtgtttgttttgtgcgtTCAGCCCACATAGATATCTACACTGATGTGGGTCCGTGAgcgtctgcacacacacacacacacacaggccattacctgctgcatgtgtgtctggGGGAAGATTATTGATAGTATGGTCTGACTTATCGGCCAATGAGATCCATGAAGACATGATGTCAGGAAAGGCGGTGCTGCAGGTGCTGCAGGTGTTCCTCCAGGTTCAATCCTGGGCCCTCTGTTAATCATTATCTACACCCAGATCTTCCAAACCCTCTGAAACACTGGGATCCATTATGACCCCGCACTCTGTCAAACATAGttaaagcagcagcaccacccttTCCACCTAACAACGCCTCAGTTTTTTAACCCTTACTTCACTGTACGACATCATTACCAGCAATCAAAGTAGGCAGCTCCATGGACCCACAAACCTGTAGCGGCCCTACAGCGTTTAAAGTGCAGAGGCGTTGTATGAAATTTGGAGTCACAGTAGGAGACCTCCCTGCATGACACCACCAACTTTTTGGTTGGTGTCAGATTATTTATAACCTGTGTttgaccctgttcacactggggaaatcaatccagctagagcaggattcgggctgtatctggatatatccggattgatttgaatccacctctcggaggtggatctagatggattggcttacatctggctcaggtctgaatgcaaatccGGCTAATGAAATAAATGGGATTAACACATTTTCGGACTCCCCTGAAACATGTTGACGGCATGGTGACCCAACaaaacaaagtttgaatgtCTAACTTTGGGAAGTTTGGGAAAGTAACAAAAAAACgagcgacatgggacaaaaaaaacgtgtgacgcatgcacacacgcaaggtcctactgcggcctgaacggactctgtatattacgaggcgccacctagcggtttggaggacaacaaacaagcggggttaagctggattgtgtgtgatttgaaaataggtctgaacgtatccagcttctaggcgatctggattcaaccctactctagctggactttctccagtgtgaacggggcctcagaCACCAGTTGGAGGGCCCCTCTGGGGCCTAAACAGGCTGTAGAGGTGCCTTTTGCACAACAGACTTCTACAgcagtgaataaataaaagtgactGCTTCCAGGTCAGATGTTGACCACGTgacattatgtatttattcaccTTTCAGAGCACAGAGGGAGGCTCTTCTTTCTGTGTCAGTAGGTCACCTGTACTAATCTGTGCGAAAGGTCCAACACTGATTATTTCTGACCTTTAGCCTTCAAATCTCTCACGACCTTCCACAGATTCTTCTCCTGATAGGGAGCGCAGTGACGCCTCTCCTCTCTTTGGACAGGTAAAGAACACACATTCATCAGGGTTTCTGTTTGCATGTGGAGGATTTCAGACTGACTCAATGGCGCCATCTTTTGGACTCTCTGGGTTACTGCATCTTCCTGATGCAGGCTGTTTCTAACCATACAGGAGCTGAACAAGAAAAACCCCACAATAACTCAGGCTTTagaaaacatgcattttattttattattgcttTTATTTGTAATAAACTTGTAAAATTATTGCTTTTATTTGTAATAAACCCCACTACAAAACATCATCTCTTCAATCAGTCTTcatcatgtatatatatatttagttttttttcccctcataaGACAGGCAAGTAGCACCCCAacattataaatatgtataaacgCTGACATCATAAACTGCAGAAATGTTACACCACAAAGCTTCTACACTTACATCCAACATGGCCGACCCCTTGTCCATTAAAATTGGTTTCGTCTACAGAGGATGGAGCAGAAATGAGATGAGTAGCCCTGATCAGGTcttaaaaaacatgaaaacaaggCTGAATACTAAGAATGGATTTTACATGTGTTCACTGTCATTAAATAAGACGTTGTTTTTAGTACTTTTATCTAGTTTCCTTTGCTTAAATGACTTTTTATGGCTTTAAAATGcttctagtttttttttccagtcgcCCCTTTGATGGTGGGAAAATGACGTGAAAGTGATTAAGAAATTAGGAACCAATATCTTCACCGACTCAGTGCTCTCTGCTGCAGTACAAatattataaacacacacagttcacactCAGCTGCCTTTTAAAGTGCTTTAACAGCAAGTATCTGAAACCACAACAGCTTCCTCCTTCCAGCCTCCAGCTCACTGAGGTTAGCCGCTGTGAGCCGCTGTAGATCGGAACAACGACCCGGCTTTAGTCTGTGCAACACGTGCAGGACTCGGCCATCATGTCCTCAGCGACACGTGCAGGACTCGGCCATCATGTCCTCAGCGACACGTGCAGGACTCGGCCACCATGTCCTCCAGCTCCCGGTACTCCACCTTCTTCTTGTGCACGACCAGCACGCTCATGGGCATGTACTTGTACGGCACGCAGGACGGCGGAGGAACATCTCCGATGCCCAGCTCGTTGATGACCGTCTGGATGATGGCGTGGTTGGGGGAGTGGTACCCGTAGTGGAGCACCCTCGGGCAGTCGCCCTGGCAGAAGCGAGGGTTGTACATGGGCGGGGCGATGAAGTAGTGGCCCCAGCCGAGCTCGTCGAAGGACAGGCGGAAGGAGTGGAGCTTGCATCGGCTCTTGGAAGTGCTGGTTTTTCGTTTGTAACCGGAGAGGTCAGAGATGATGGAGGTCGAGGGGAGGGTGGAGAAAGACGAGGGGGGAGTGGGAGCGTTTTTTAGAGCATCCAGCAGAGGATCTTTGGTGTCTGCAGAGTCTTTGGAGCGGCGGCGGCGAACGGAAGGGTGCCACTGCCCGACCCTCCTCACGACGTCCTCCCCCTCAGCTCCGAGCAGCTCTCCCATCCACTCCttcacctccctctcctcttccaggTACAGCAGGAGAGAGGGGACTTCGAGGTGGGGCTCACCGCTCCACCGCTCCCTCCCCTGGTTCCACCGCCACCAGAAGCCGCCGTCTTCTCCGGGTTCTGTGCACCAGTACTGGGCTGTGAGGGACAGATGCGCCCCCTCTCTGCGGTCGCCCCCCTGCAGGATGTGTCCGCTGACGTGAGCGGTGATGTCCGTCTCTGTCCAGCGCTCGTGGGGCTCCAGGGTCGTCAGGCTGTGCGCACCCAGCGAGGTGATCTGAGCCCTGCAGCGGGGCCGGGTGGCTGCGGAAGatgtggagggaggggagggagaggagcgcAGGTGGACGAAGGATGCTCTGACCAGCTGCTCCGAGGGAAGAGTGTCCAGGTTGTACTGTACTGTGAAGGTGTAGCAGTggtctgaggaggagagagcaggaagTTAGTCACAGTTTCAATTGTTTTTGCAAACATCAGTGGATCAGATATTTTCTCTGATCTATCTGCTGACTAAAAGTcacatcagccaatcaggaggaGTGTTTAAACTTTTCTCAAAGTGAGTCAGGTCTCAGAACTCCATGCtctaaacagacagacagatataaAGTTGGCTCCTTCACCTCCTGACGCAGGCAGGTAGTGCACCGACGACGCCGTCGGTCTCAGCAGGCGCACCGTGTTGGAGCCGAACTTCCGGTGCTGTTTGGGCCTGCCATCCGGTTCTGCCGCGCTCCGGTACAAACTAAGCATGAACTGCAGGTTCTGGTCCGCTTTCTGCTCGTCGGTCAGCGGCCGGTGGTGCGTCCCTTTGTGCTTTGCGCTCTGGTGACACCGGCGGCTCCGCTTCAACGTGGGGGGATGAGAGGCCATTGTCCGGCCGGCTGCTGAtgccgctgctgccgctgcGCCTCCGGCGCAGGTGGAGCACGTCAGGAAGATAAAACAGGACAGGACGCAGACACGCAGTAAAGAGTGTGCGGCGCGGGTCGCCCTCATGTTGGTTTATAAAACCTCGGTGCTAGCGAGCTCCACCAACGAGGCTAAACTTGGCAACCATCGTCCGTGCGGCGGCCGGGGGCGTGCTTCACTGGCTCACCTGGTCGCCGCTCATCTTGGACTTCACAATTCACTTCCTGAAATTGATGGTGACCCCTAATTAACCCCTCGGAGGTGCAGGAAAGTCACGTGAGTCGTGCGTAATGGTGCGTAAAAGTGACGTGACGCATTttcccctcctttttttcccatggcacattttgtacattatttaatttaaattaaaagggTTCCAATTTTTTTGTCCTTCAAAAACCTTCAAAatattttgtcatattttaacCTTAAGCTAAAAAGACCAAATGATTGAATTCAGTGGTTATATTTGATGGCATCAGTTTGATTCCAGGCTTCATGATGTATGTTTTTAGAGctatatttctttttaatcttGATTTTTATATTGATTTGTGGATTTATAtttacactaaaacacactattGTATTTCTCTATCTAGACATATGAAATTTAACATCAACAGGttcatgattttgttttttaaacaacagTCATTTGAAGTTTGAGCGTCACTTTGGCGCCCTCTGGTGGTTCAGTGACACTGCAAGTTATATCTACCCCAAAGCTGAAGGGTGCTTTGTTTTACTCTCCTGGCCTGTGTCTGTTAACTCTTTGCATCCAGACTTCCAGCCTCTGAGTTCTGGTCCTGTCTGTTTAACTTGAATCTTGGGAGGTTTTGGATTCTGGTAAACAAATTGTTCTCAgcagggaggagctgaaactatgttttttcttcttttaccatgtttttttctgttgttttaaacCTGATGTGACATGTAAGCAAAACTCAAACCAAAAAAATTCCATCTGAGAGTCTGTGAGGTGGAGAAGGATCTGAGTAAAACAAAGTCCTCGTGGTCTGGATGACGAGTGAGACGTCTGGGCATGTCCACATCTGTCTCCTCCTTTTGATTCTCTGTCTGTTCTCCGCTGCTTGTTCTTTCTCCTCACAAAGATAGtgactcattcacacacacacacatacagttgcTGCTGAGGCAGTGACTAATGGGGATCTataataaactaataaacaaAGACCTCAGCTTTAAACCTGCACCTTACAGCTGAACGTGCTGCCaaagcaggaaactgaaggCTGGGATGTGActcctcctgcttgttgttCAAAGAACCACTGAcagcccctcctctctctccaacacagAGTGCAGCTCTGACAGTACATTTCCTGGTTCCTCCTCTTTAACAGATCTGCCAGCTGAGGGATCGGTCTAatctctgtgctgcacagtgacagagTTCAACAACCAAactgctgcagatcagccagCAAATGTGAAAGTAAACATGACGTGCTGACTGACGCTCCTATTTCCTGATGAGGAAGTGAAACTCTTCAGACTTGTCGAGAGCTGAAATGGCGCAGCAAAGAAACCAGCAGGACTCACTGAGGTTCTCTTGTTCCATCTGTCTGGATCTCCTGAAGGATCCGGTGGCTGTCccctgtggacacagctactgcatGAAGTGTATTCAAAGCTTCTGGGATGAAGAGGACAGGAAGGGAATCcacagctgtcctcagtgcaggaagactttcacaccgaggcctgtcctggAGAAAAACCTCCTGTTAGCAGagttggtggaggagctgaagaagactggactccaagctgctcctgctgatcactgctatgctggacctgaagatgtggcctgtgatgtctGCACTGACAGGAAGCTGAAAGCCAGCAAGTCCTGTCTGGTCTGTTTGGCTTCATACTGTGAGAAACACCTCCAACCTCACTATGATGGAGCTGTGTTCaagaaacacaagctggtggagccctccaagaagctccaggagaacatctgctctcgtcatgatgaggtgatgaagatcttctgccgcactgatcagcagtctgtctgttatCTCTGCACAATGG
This window encodes:
- the bmp15 gene encoding bone morphogenetic protein 15, with the translated sequence MRATRAAHSLLRVCVLSCFIFLTCSTCAGGAAAAAASAAGRTMASHPPTLKRSRRCHQSAKHKGTHHRPLTDEQKADQNLQFMLSLYRSAAEPDGRPKQHRKFGSNTVRLLRPTASSVHYLPASGDHCYTFTVQYNLDTLPSEQLVRASFVHLRSSPSPPSTSSAATRPRCRAQITSLGAHSLTTLEPHERWTETDITAHVSGHILQGGDRREGAHLSLTAQYWCTEPGEDGGFWWRWNQGRERWSGEPHLEVPSLLLYLEEEREVKEWMGELLGAEGEDVVRRVGQWHPSVRRRRSKDSADTKDPLLDALKNAPTPPSSFSTLPSTSIISDLSGYKRKTSTSKSRCKLHSFRLSFDELGWGHYFIAPPMYNPRFCQGDCPRVLHYGYHSPNHAIIQTVINELGIGDVPPPSCVPYKYMPMSVLVVHKKKVEYRELEDMVAESCTCR